The nucleotide sequence cccagatctctctgttcctgtaccccttttagaattgtgccctctagtttagattgcctctcctcattcttcctaccgaaatgtatcacctcgcatttttttgcgttaaatttcatctgccacgtgtccgcccatgccaccagcctgtctatatcctcttgaagtctatcactatcctccttactgttcactacacttgcaagttttgtgtcatctgcaaatttggaaattgtgcgcggtacacccaagttcaagtagttaatatatatattaaaataactaaaatttataacataataaatacattaaaaaatcTACAATTCCAACAAAATAAATCACAAATGTAGCAATCCCAGCCTCTAATCACTCCACCAACATTCCCCCACATAGCCTGCACACCTGCCAGTTCTTATGAACATCTCTGACCTCAGGTAAACCCTCCCCCAATACTTCATGACCTGGCCTGTCCCGCTAGTCTGACCTGAACAACACAGCTATCAAAAAAACACCTTCCTCTCCTAAGCTATTTAAAACAGCATGGGAGGTCATTGAAGACAAACAATTAAATAAAATAGACAATCTGctgaagaaaaataattaaataatatcAGGAGTCCGTGCAGCTTCAACTGAATTCCAAACTTAATTTTTGAACCATTTAGTTAGAGAGAAAAAATGGAAAGCAGAGCAGGATAGCAACTAGGCCAGAACAAATACAAGTGTATGGCCAATCAAGTTATAATACAGTATTGGAAAGAAGTAGGAATTATGAAGTAAAATAATACTGaactgagaaggagagagagatgagggcAGGGAATGAGCTTGTAGAGGGAGAAGAAaggttttgaagaggtgattgaGTAAACTGGGAAAGAACAAGGACTCTACTTCCAAACACAAAAACACTGAGGCAGAAGTGGGCAAAGGCAAGAGTCCAATCaataacaacttgcctttatcctAAGGCACTATACAGAGGGAAAATAAAAAGGAACAGATGCCATACTAATTAGTGAGCAACACCGCAGTATATAATCAATGTTTTATCCCTAACAGATCTAGATTTGGGCTCTGAATCAATGCCTACCCATCCCACGACATTGATGCACTAACCCTCTGTTCCACTTAGGTCTTTTGCAATTTTATATTTGTTCTTCACTTAGTATACATTTTTCTCCAATTTCTTTTAGCTATCATTTTTGCTACTTCATGCCCTATTCCCAGCTAGGAGGTTAGGTGATATGCTCTCAGGCCTCTCCCAGTGTTGATAATTTGATAATCCTAGAACGTTGCTAATAGCAACATTGGAATTCATTTTGAACTCCACAAGATTTCATTATTGAAAATATTCTAGTCACTGTCAATCCATTAAAACTTCCTTTCCAACTCTCCGACTGTCTCATTTGTCCCTGGGTTGTGTATTGTAAAATACACTCATTGAAAACCTATAATACGAAAATATCAGAAATATTACTCTGATGAAATTATTATATTCTTCAGTATTCAATATGAATTTTCAAATAAAGTGCTGCTTTCCTTTTTTCCAATTTTGATTGGTCTGAATTCTATATAAAAAGTCCAGCCTAAAAGATCCATCAAACTTCTACTTTCTTCTCAATGTGGTAGATGGAAATATCTGACAGGAATTCACCTCTTATTTTCTGCTGGTCAGAAGTGCTTTCgttcatttattatcctgtttccATCTAAAGGTCTGTACAACTGAAGACACTAATGGTAGTAAAATCAAGGGCCTGGTACTCCCAAAACCCAAGCTTGTTAAAGCAGTGCTGGGCAGGGCCTCCCTCAGACCATGCTTTCCAGTTCTAGGTACTCCTTCTTCATGGGTGAGCACTCAAGAGATGGAGGGAGATTATTCTCAGTCGTCAAGTTGTTGGAATCTTCCATTACTCTTTCCTCAGCCTCTTTGGATAGTTTTCTCTCAGCCAGTGGAACAAAAAATAAAACTAGGAATGACACAAGGTAACAAGAGCCAGCCAGCTGGAATGAAGCATCATAATTTTTGGTGAAGTCATAAAGAGCTCCTAGAAACAAGAGAAATGGACTTTAGTTGAATAATAGGAATTTAAAAAACTTCAGCATAAATCAAAACCTGTTTGGAGTTTAATCAGtttgcagctttcaaaatatGATTTCTGAAGATTATATACAGAGGACAGTTACATGGGATAGGaacatacgaacaggagtaggccattcagcccctcgagcctgctccgctgttcaattagatcatgatgtggagatgccggtgatggactggggttgacaattgtaaacaattttacaacaccaagttatagtccagcaattttattttaaattcacaagctttcggagattttctccttcctcagacatttgcctgaggaaggagaaaatctccgaaagcttgtgaatttaaaataaaattgctggactataacttggtgttgtaaaattgtttacaattagatcatggctgatctgcacttcaactccacttacccatctttgctccatatcccttgctaccctcacccaacaaaaatctatctatctcagtcttgaaaggtcCAATTGTCCTAtcgtccacagtcttttgggggagagagttccagatttctactaccctttgtgtgaaaagtgcttctagattttgctcctgaatggcctagctctcattttaagattatgaccccttgttcttgattcccccaccagaggaaatagtttatctgtatcGACAcgattgaatccttttaacattttatacacctcgatcagatcacccttcaatcttctaaactcaagggaataaaagccaagtttatgccacctgtcctcataatttaaccctctacgGAGGGGTATTTGTGAGCTGGCGCTATATTTTGTTATAACCAATGCAACATTGCTTCTATAAACCAAGCAGGGAATGGAGAAAATTCACCCACCCAAATCAGTGTGTCAGAGAGGCAGGGAGTCTCGGGTTTGGAACTATGGAAACTCAGGCAACTGAAGCAGCAAGTCTGAGTGACAAGGAGCCCTTGGCTTTGCAATGAGGATATTCACCCATTTGAGGGAATCAGTCTCAATGTCAAGCAGGCTGAAAATGGAAAAGAGAAAATTGAGGTAGGCAGATTGGAGTGACAAGTAGTCTTGGGAATGAGGAAACTCATCCCACTGAGACTAACAGATTGTGATGTAGCCCTGTGACTCCCCACCTAGTTCGGAGTCGGATACTCAGCTACCTCACACTCCACGCCACTCCCATGTCTATCGCTTACATAACAGTTATGTTTGTGTTATGCTATGAAATTCGCTCCAGCCTGGTTTTAATAGAATGCTTTCTAGGCCACTCTAACCTTTGCAAACATGTTGCAGTAAGACAGCTGGTTGGTTACTTTCATTGGATTGCTTTGACTATCACTTCATTGTGGTTAAAATCTAACTTGCTTCCTCTTTTGtccaccctctgctcctcttctcctgaaggcttgTTCCAACTTGCTGGGTTACAGTTTCACAGGGACCAGGTGTCCGCCAGTTTcttgcctaagtggccattcttcatgtgtgacggCTGTAGgggctgtctgaacagagtctaaTTCTAttctcatctgacatccacacagGTGGGGTAACTGGATAAAAGTCAAGAGTTGGCACCCCTGGTTTGGTTTTTTCCCCTCTTTAACTAAAggactgaggccaattttagtgcCCCTACCATCAACCCAACTGAGGCTGAATAACTAGCACAGACCAGGAGCaaatctgggactttcctggtctctgCGTGGCAGCTACTTActgccttaaccagctgagccatgGACAGAATTTAACTACGTAATTTTAAGCATTTGCTTTAAAATCCATATAAGCATTTATATCTTTCAGCACTTCACAGTAAGGAAACTTGGCACTGGTGAGACACCTTTGCCCAACTGATGAGCTGACAGTATCATATTTGAATCTGATCAACAGTCACTGAAACGCCCATGTCTCAACCTTTTTTATACTCCTAATCTACGGTTTTTGTGTCTAACTTCATCTGATCCACATTTTAGATGGGGGCAGGAGTCCACCAGGAGGTTCTGCTTACCTGCTGCCGGTGGTCCTATCAAACAGCCAATCCCCACAAAGAACTGGGAGAGGCCCATTCCTTTTTGTATTCTATGGATTCCAATAAAGTCAacctaaaaaaataaaaaataaaaacctTGTCAAAGCAGAATTCAGGCATAAAATGTGTTGAGAATTTTCATCATTCTGAAGCCAGGATAATGAATACATTTGAGGAACATTTATTAATAAAGGGGGAAGCAAGGTCCATTAGCTCCAGCACTGGAACATTAGCCCAACCAAGGACCTCACTGCTAAGTTCAAATCTGATATTTAAACTTGCCGTACGTCACTGGATCAATCTAAACTGCTGAATTGTGGCTAAGATGCTGTCTGACTGAAATGATGCACTTACCATATTGTGATTTAAACAGATTTACATTGCAGCCGATTGTTAAAGATCCTTAATTTAAGCTTGCTTTAACTTGCTGTGGCACGGAATAGTAAGATATGGAGCCATAAATACTCAATGGACAATTTTCTGACAGGTTTCTTTACATGAAACAGAAttatacagaattacatagaatttacagcataggaacaggcaattcggctcaactggtctctgctggtgTTATACTCCACATGAACCTTCTCCCAATCTACTTACCTCttcctccctgcccctccccccagtatccctcatttccttctccctcgtgtatgcacaagcctccctttaaatgcatcaatgctatctgcttcaaccactccacattctcaccactctctgtaaagaaaaTCTTCCTAAAATATGATCTGTTCgtgcctatcttatatttatgccccgcTTGTTCTGAACTCACCCATAagatggaaacggtttctccacatccaccctattgaaccccttcctaattttaaagacctctctcagttctcctcttaatcttctcttttccaaagcaaagagtcccagcctgctcaatcactcctgatagttgcatcctctcaattctggtatcaccctGAATAATCTTTTCAGCACTttttccagtgcttcaatatccatttgtggtatggagaccagaactgcacacactactccaggtgtggcataTCCAAGGTTTAACATCACCATCCTGcttttataatataaacagttctgacgaagggtcatcgacctgaaacgttaactctatttctttctccacagatgctgcccgacttgctgagtgtttccagcactttttgttcagatgtcagatttccagcatctacagtattttgcttttgtattctattcctctagaaatgaaccccagtactttttCTGCACTCTTTATGGCCTCATCAACTTGTATTGCTACTTTCAGTGATAAAGTGGCAGGGTGGAGGCTAGAAAGCTTACTCGCATAAagggagggaaaatcaccctCGGCGATTCAGACATACCTCCTAGTGGCTTCTTACTGAGCAGCTTAGGTAGAGGGCTGGAAGGAGGCAGGTGAACTGTGTGTAGTGAGTGGTGGGAAGAACCTAAATGGGGTAAGAATAATCAAAGTAAAATGATGAAtaaattctctctctcaccagaacTGGAAGCAACAAGGTCAGATAACCCCCACAGAACGTGGCAAAAAACACTATGTAGACCATTAGTGTTGGGAAAGTTTTTGCTAGGGGTGCCAGAAGATTGACAGCTCCACAAAACAGAAAGTAGACTTTAGGGTAATGATACTTCTGCATCAAGTTGCGGTCAGCGACATAGCCAGAGATGAGCTGAGCCACAATCTCAACAattcctgaaaaaaaaatcaaacttgaatttaaggagaacaatctctgaCTGTAATGTATCGTAAGTTGGCAATGAAAATATAAAAGTTAGACTCATTCTGCATGTGATAATAAGGTTGCTCTTtttgtggaatcatagaatcatgcagcactgaaagaggctatttggcccatcatgcctgtaccggctcttcgaaagagctgtccaattaggcccactcccctaatctttccccatagccctgcaattttgtcCTCtttaagtatatatatatatacataaaacTGATTATTTTTCCATTACCCTTGCATTTGAAATAATTAATATTAACTTCCATTTTGCAGTTAATCACAATCATAATGCAATACCAGCTGTGGGTTAAAACTCAAACAAAACCAATTATTAAAGTACAGGCCTGAAGAAAATAAGGAACCCAGCAGTTTTAACCCAACTTTTTTATGCACTTAACAAGTGCTCTCtaagatgaaagaaagaactttggtttatataacgcctttcatgacctcaggatgtcccaaagtgcttcacagccataacagtacttttgaagtgtagtcactgttgtaatgtagggaatcacAGCAGCGAATttttgtacagcaaggtcccacaaacagcaatgagataaatggtcagataatccattttaataatgttggttgagggataaatgttagccaggagaactcccctgctcttcttcaaatagtcccaAGGgaacttttacgtctacctgaaaaggcagagggggcctcagtttaatgtctcatctgaaagacggcacctctgacagtgcagcactccctcagtactgtaccagAGTGTCAGCATAGATAATGTGCTTAAGtcccaggagtgggacttgaacccacaacctgtgtCCTGTTCAGCGCACTCCTCTCCTTcctgtaaagtgctctgagatgCTCTTCTATGTGAAGGGTGCTTTAAAAATGCAAGTTACTGGAATACTTACACTTCTATTTTCTCAAGCTCACCCGTCCACCACTTTTCACTTCTCTCAGGCCACGTAATAATTGTAAGCAAGAGAACAGCAGCTGATCCCAGCTCTCCATCCATGCCATTCTGACACCCATCACTCGAAGGCACCAGGGGTGGCAGTCCTTCTGATTTTCCCATCTCCCTTTGAGGAAGTGTTTAACTTCTATCTGGTGGTCTATACCTCCACAGCCGAGGTGAGCCAAATGGCAGCATAGGGGATCGCacactgtcagccttggctcagtctaTCTAGTTATGGgtttcaagccctgctccagcaacctgagtacataatctaggctgacacttcagtgcagtgctgagggagcattGGACATGCTGTctcagatgtgatgttaaactgaggcctgccTTCTCaggaagatctcatggcactgttcaaggaagaggaggggagttctcctggtcaatatccctcatccaacatcactaaattattatctggtcatttatctcactgctgttggtgggacattgctgtgtacaaattagctgctgtgtttccctatattacaacagtaactacacttcaaaagtacttcataaactgtaaagtgctttgggatgtcctgaggtcatgaaagtgctatgtatcaatgcaagttctcccTTCTCTCTTTGCAGGTGCAAATCTATTTCCCACCACTGCATGGTGCTATGTGCATATTGCTTGAACATCCCCTAATGGCCAATTATGAAATGATACTGGAAGATGCCTGGAAGCAGCTATCTTGCCACCCTCTAGGATGGTGTGGGGAGACCCCAAAGATCGGCTTTGAAGAAAACCTTAAAAATAGTCCAGAAGAACAAAATTGAAAAATGAGTATAATCTAGATTTGTTGCCAAAACTTGTAATGATTGCGATCAAAATAGTTACCAAGATCCCATTCCACAGTATATTCCGTGCTACGTTGTATTATTAAACACCTCACTCGCAATTGATAATTAATTTAACTTACATGTTAGAATAACAAGTACTTTGTAACaatgaaaacaatttttttttcaaacagaGAAAATTGTTCTGTTGTGAAACTGTCTCTATTCATTAGGCTATAACACATTGTTAAAACAAATAAAATTGATGGATTCTGACTCATTTGAATTTATTGGATGAGGAATTGGCTTGGATCCAGAAATGCTGCTCTGAAGAACTAACTTACACAAAGAAGTGGGGAGCCGCCAACAAACAGGCGAAATGAACAGTTGTCTGCTCTCAGACTCGCACGATTGTGGTTTCCATTTATAGCGCACTTATACAATAATAGGCAAGCACAGAGGTTAACTTGCTGTGTGCACCACTTAGTAGCACTGTACGGCTGAAATCTGTTAATGATATGCAGTCGCTTTATAAGGATTTTAATTCTAGTAGTGGGAGAGTGGTGTATTGTAGGGCATGGATCACACCCCCCAATTCCTCGTATAATGAGCTCCCAGTTCCAATGGGGCTGTCTGGATTGTATGAAGGGGATAGCAACAAAGAATGGCAagcttttttctagagaaagcgAGGGGAAATCAGGCCAGAATCAATGCGGCTGTTTTTCTGTGCCTTCTAGTGCCTAATAACACAGGggaaaatgaaacaaataatTAAACATGGCAGAATATGAATTCCttcagttttgattttttttctaccaCTAATCAAATTGTGGACTGTATATGTAGCTTATTATTTTGTTACCTTTTTACCACTATGATCAAGTCCAATTAAGTAACAGGAGGAGAAAGAAGgaattatttgtgtgtgtgtgactagCTGTACGAGTACATAACTATATAGTAAAGCACTTACCAGCAACAGAAATGAGTAAGGAGGCTCTGAATGGTTCAATGCCCAATGCCTTGGCTTTGGCTACCAGATGAAAATACGGTATGTAGTAAGCCAGTTGGCTGAAGAAGGTGCAAATAGTGTAAATAATaaagagtgggtgagtgagtagaGTAAAATCAATGAGGTTTTTCACACTGCCAGAAACAGACTTCAGTTGGGCACCAAGCTCCCTACAAAATCCCTTGTGTCTTGTGTCAGTTGGCATGATAACTGTGGCCAGAAATTGGTTCGAACTTCCATTATGCACTTTGCAACTTGGCAGGGTAGCAGAATGTGATTGTCTTAATAAAACTGATTCGTGAGATAAAGAGAACTCCTTGGGAGGTAAAATTGATGAGTCATCGTGAGCACGATAGTTTTCCTCACTGCCCTGATTTGCACCACGTAATAAATAACTAGATTCCTGCAGTCCTTTCTGAGTTGAGAGAGGAGATCCTTTGACAGGTTTACAATGGTGACTGATTGGAAACTGTGCCCTTGAAACTCCATTAGTGATCATGTCTTTTTTGTCTTCGAGGAGTTGCAACTTCTTGCGGTGATCTTTCCTCCAGTCACCATCTTCGACCACGTCTTGCTTTAAATAAATTGGACGATTTAGCATTCCCAGCGGAATCAGGTGCAGTGTTAATCCACACAGAATGAGCATTGTACCTGCACAATACAATATGAACTTGATAAGAAATCACTTTAAAAGGCACAATGTTAAATGCCTGTTTTCATTTGCAAATGAAAAAAAGTTTGTAAACATGCAAAGTTGATGATATCAGCATTGCCAAAAATATATCTTTTTAGTGAGAAGCAGACAATTATACAGGGACTAACAGAAACTCGGCAGTGAGTTACCAGCAGTAATCCAATTGAATACATACATATGTAGAATAATGGCTATGTGGGAGTGAGGTGCAAGTTATAATCTAATTGAGGAGTTCAGGTGAGTTATCTATAAGGGGTAATTTTGCGAGTTACACAGGAGACTAAGTCGCACAATTGGCCCTATAGTATTGCAGCCCTTTCTCCGACCAGCACTCCTGTCTAGTCAGCCTTTATgttgggaattgtaaacaattttacaacaccaagttatagtccaacaattttattttaaaatccacaagctttcggaggcttcctccttcctcaggtgaatgaagtGAGGCTCCCAACTTCGCAAAATTAACTCTGTTGAGTAATGGACACCTGAGTGTATGTCGCCAGGAACTGGGTTGTAACTGCCCCCCCAAACTTATTTCACTTTAAACCATTACAGCCATCAGGAAAAGGAAACTTTTCACCCATCAattggattcaaatccaggtctTGGGGTAAAAAGACTGTACTCCAGCCCCATGCGTCATGTGTTTGAGATTGGGCTTAGCTAATAAAGGCAGCAGGGGAAATGCAAGTATACCTCAATCTACATAGAAAAAAAACCCACTTGACAAATGTTGTATATGTATCTTTTTAAGTGGTACACTTAATAAGGTGATTCATTTGTAATGAAAGTTGTAATGAGAATTTAGTTGGTTACCTACCTTGCCAGCCATATTCATTGAGAAGGTACTGAGTGAATGGAGCCAGGGCAAAGGTCAGCCCTGTTCCCGCGCGGGAAATGGCGCAGGCGGTGGTAAGCTTTTTGCGGAAGTACCTGGTCGTGTTAAGAGCTGCAGCCTGGGACAGGAAGGCAAACCCACACCCTGCAACGAGATACCAACAAACATATTACCATCCGTCTGCAGAACAAGAGATTTCAGGGTTAAAGACGACTTCTTATATTAGGGATTCCCTTAACAGCAGAAGTTTTATCATTAAGCAGTACTGTGGCACAGCAAGTTGGAGGATTAATGCTGTGATCCATGATGGAGGAAGGGCATAGGTCAAGCCTGCGATTCTCCGCATGAAGAGCTTTCCGATGTTGCCAATATTGACATCGAGAGGCTCAAAGCTGAGGGTAGGatttccgcctctccacctctctctcctcttttaagaccttccttaaaaactacctctttgaccaagcttttggtcacctgtcctaatatctccttatgtagctcggtgtcaaattttgtttgataacgctcctgtgaagcgccttggtacgttttacgatgttaaaggtgctatataaatgtaagttgctgttgttgtaggaCGAGAAGGAGAAAAATTAGATGTCTGACTCTCGCAGACTAGGTGAAAAGTACAGAACAGCAGGGCTGGGGGCAAATCTCCAGCATGTCCTTTTGTCAGGAATGGCCCACGGCACAGAGAGACTCCTGGGAGGAATAGGGGGGGGGAAAAGTAACTTCCCAAACATAAAAAAGATGGAAGGGTAAACTCAGTGATGCTGTGCTTCCTGTGTGGAGCGTCACTCGATGGGAGCAGAAATATATATTTCTGCCCATTACAGGGCCAGCTTTGCGATCTGCGCCATAACCACGACATCACTGAATTTACCCTAGAGTGGGAGTtatgcctgtggaactgcagtTACATGAAAACCTTCTGCTGCAGCCAGTAGTGTCTGTGTGATGGAGGGGCTTCCTATGCACACAGAGGAATGCTGCTTTAAAGCACTGCAAGGGAATATCTTTTATAATAAGGGTTTTTTGAATGTAGATTGAGGGTTTTTTAAATGTATTAGAAGTTTAGTTTAAGTTCCTGCATTTATTCAGTCGTCTTTCAAGGATTTAGTGTTTTTCTAAGAGACTCAGTACTTTTCCACAAGTAGCAGTCGGACCGGCCCCATTCCATAGAGAGTGTGGAAGGCATCCCTTATCTTCTAAGATATGTTAATATTGGAGATTAGCCGGAACAATGGAGGGAcagaagcaaaatgctgcaggtgctggaaatctgaattaaaaacagaaaatgctggaaatactcagcaagtcaggcagcatctgtggagaaagaaatagagttaacatttcaggtcgaagaccgttcgccagttctgatgaaaagccttcaacctgaaacgttaaccctgtttctttccccacagatgctgcctgagtatttccagcattttctgttattattaaCGGAGGGACAGAAACTGGTGGATAGACCAGGCCCGAGATCACAGTTAACCGTCTCGGAT is from Heptranchias perlo isolate sHepPer1 chromosome 17, sHepPer1.hap1, whole genome shotgun sequence and encodes:
- the LOC137334060 gene encoding monocarboxylate transporter 5-like, encoding MSGPSGAQHRTLVDPPEGGWGWVIVFNLFVINVLAMGLLKSFGILSVALQEIFQASMEQISWIGSIMSCVRLTAGPIAGIFCAKLGLKQTGILGGAMVSTGLFLSSYIERIVFLYVTLGLLTGCGFAFLSQAAALNTTRYFRKKLTTACAISRAGTGLTFALAPFTQYLLNEYGWQGTMLILCGLTLHLIPLGMLNRPIYLKQDVVEDGDWRKDHRKKLQLLEDKKDMITNGVSRAQFPISHHCKPVKGSPLSTQKGLQESSYLLRGANQGSEENYRAHDDSSILPPKEFSLSHESVLLRQSHSATLPSCKVHNGSSNQFLATVIMPTDTRHKGFCRELGAQLKSVSGSVKNLIDFTLLTHPLFIIYTICTFFSQLAYYIPYFHLVAKAKALGIEPFRASLLISVAGIVEIVAQLISGYVADRNLMQKYHYPKVYFLFCGAVNLLAPLAKTFPTLMVYIVFFATFCGGYLTLLLPVLVDFIGIHRIQKGMGLSQFFVGIGCLIGPPAAGALYDFTKNYDASFQLAGSCYLVSFLVLFFVPLAERKLSKEAEERVMEDSNNLTTENNLPPSLECSPMKKEYLELESMV